A part of Propioniciclava coleopterorum genomic DNA contains:
- a CDS encoding DUF4245 domain-containing protein, giving the protein MARPQRNSTVIQMIVAMAVLMVPILLVVAFFTRTPEAPIQPIDYQPVARQAAAEASYPVLVPQNLPDGWVATRARWTAEGRPGLNGEPAAGDTWQLGMLTPGQIYIGLDQRDASQELFVQQVTRDGRPDGDSNVAGVAWQRYVSEDDRTRSLVLRGDAVTIVSGDLAYEALEAFASSLAPAQP; this is encoded by the coding sequence ATGGCCCGACCGCAGCGCAACTCGACCGTGATCCAGATGATCGTGGCGATGGCCGTGCTGATGGTGCCCATCCTGCTCGTCGTGGCGTTCTTCACGCGCACGCCCGAGGCCCCCATCCAGCCGATCGACTACCAGCCGGTCGCAAGGCAGGCCGCCGCGGAGGCGTCCTACCCGGTGCTCGTGCCGCAGAACCTGCCGGACGGCTGGGTCGCCACCCGCGCCCGCTGGACGGCCGAGGGCCGACCCGGCCTGAACGGCGAGCCGGCGGCCGGGGACACGTGGCAGCTCGGGATGCTCACGCCCGGCCAGATCTACATCGGCCTGGACCAGCGGGACGCCTCGCAGGAGTTGTTCGTGCAGCAGGTCACCCGCGACGGCCGGCCCGACGGCGACTCGAACGTGGCGGGCGTCGCCTGGCAACGCTACGTGTCCGAGGACGACCGCACCCGCTCGCTGGTCCTGCGCGGCGACGCGGTCACCATCGTGAGCGGCGATCTGGCCTACGAGGCGCTGGAGGCGTTCGCGTCCTCGTTGGCGCCCGCTCAGCCCTGA
- a CDS encoding TIM barrel protein, translated as MADRSRLQRDLLASCWTWSGDVGPGSPAEHSPVPWPERVAALAASGWRGVGLAHADVLALARDVGLERVRRDLAGAGVERIELEMLRGWWADGEERAASDRKRDELLDAAAALGASALKVGARARRPGSPDPEPQRFLADFVALAERASGFGVDVALEAMSNTNLPRLADAVAFVAAAGHPRAGLAVDNLQLLKSGDADPSALPGLLAGVPIFVVEVADAPLDPALRDDPDADRGVGPRRIPGQGDADAAAFIAALWRAGWRGQWGVEIISEDLRGLPLSAGLDAVAAGTRAWLDEAQRLLDA; from the coding sequence GTGGCTGATCGATCCCGCCTGCAGCGCGACCTGCTCGCCTCGTGCTGGACGTGGTCCGGCGACGTGGGTCCCGGCTCGCCGGCCGAACACAGCCCCGTCCCGTGGCCCGAGCGCGTCGCGGCGCTGGCGGCGAGCGGCTGGCGCGGCGTTGGGCTGGCGCACGCGGACGTGCTGGCGCTGGCGCGCGACGTCGGGTTGGAGCGCGTCCGGCGCGACCTCGCCGGGGCGGGCGTCGAGCGGATCGAGCTGGAGATGCTGCGCGGCTGGTGGGCCGACGGCGAGGAGCGGGCGGCGTCGGACCGCAAGCGGGACGAGTTGCTGGACGCCGCCGCCGCGCTGGGCGCGTCCGCGCTGAAGGTCGGCGCCCGCGCCCGCCGGCCGGGCTCGCCCGATCCGGAGCCGCAGCGTTTCCTGGCCGACTTCGTGGCGCTGGCCGAGCGCGCGTCCGGCTTCGGCGTCGACGTCGCGCTGGAGGCGATGAGCAACACCAACCTCCCCCGGCTCGCCGACGCCGTCGCGTTCGTCGCGGCGGCCGGCCACCCGCGCGCGGGGCTCGCCGTGGACAACCTGCAACTCCTCAAGAGCGGGGACGCCGACCCGTCCGCGCTGCCCGGCCTGCTCGCGGGCGTCCCGATCTTCGTGGTCGAGGTGGCCGACGCGCCGCTGGACCCGGCGCTGCGCGACGATCCGGACGCCGACCGGGGCGTCGGTCCGCGACGCATCCCCGGCCAGGGGGACGCGGACGCCGCCGCCTTCATCGCCGCGCTGTGGCGCGCGGGCTGGCGCGGCCAGTGGGGCGTCGAGATCATCTCCGAGGACCTGCGAGGCCTCCCCCTCTCCGCCGGCCTGGACGCCGTCGCCGCCGGCACGCGCGCCTGGCTGGACGAGGCCCAGCGCCTGCTCGACGCCTGA
- a CDS encoding helix-turn-helix domain-containing protein — protein sequence MEQPQGRTYRPARERREEVLERAIALFAEHGAETSLRALADSLGLSHAALRYHFPSRDDLLIAVYRAHEASEKGRDGDPPDVSAVEVMENSALRNRSVPGLVELYATLTTDALREERHPATHAFIRDRFSRVRADLAEHIRADQAAGRLDPAIDADDAAALIAAASDGLQLQWLLDPDAVDVPRVLTLLERIFPARAERPAD from the coding sequence GTGGAGCAGCCTCAGGGACGGACCTACCGGCCGGCACGCGAGCGCCGGGAAGAGGTGCTGGAGCGGGCGATCGCGCTGTTCGCCGAGCACGGAGCTGAGACGTCGCTGCGGGCGCTGGCGGACTCGCTGGGGCTCTCGCACGCCGCCCTGCGCTACCACTTCCCCTCCCGCGACGACCTGCTGATCGCGGTGTACCGCGCCCACGAGGCGTCCGAGAAGGGACGCGACGGTGACCCGCCCGACGTGTCCGCGGTCGAGGTGATGGAGAACAGCGCGCTGCGCAACCGGTCAGTGCCGGGGCTGGTCGAGCTGTACGCCACCCTGACCACCGACGCGCTGCGCGAGGAGCGCCACCCCGCGACGCACGCCTTCATCCGGGACCGGTTCTCGCGCGTGCGGGCGGACCTGGCCGAGCACATCCGCGCCGACCAGGCGGCCGGACGCCTCGACCCCGCGATCGACGCCGACGACGCCGCGGCGCTCATCGCGGCCGCCTCCGACGGCCTGCAGCTCCAGTGGCTGCTCGACCCGGACGCGGTGGACGTTCCGCGGGTCCTCACGCTGCTGGAGCGGATCTTCCCCGCCCGCGCCGAGCGTCCGGCCGACTGA
- a CDS encoding sugar phosphate isomerase/epimerase family protein, which produces MSVPSVQLYSIRDAMAADLDAAVARVAELGLTRVEPYAFAQRTADLKRALSANGLTAPSGHASVIDAADPDAVFDAAEELGIGLVIDPFVPTERWRTADDAALLADAVNGLSARAAERGLRFGYHNHQWEFANQVGGRPVYELFVERLDPGVALQVDAFWAAVGGADAPAVLRGLGDRVAAIHVKDGRLTGDIATVLPSSESALIVPEALKAAYENQTPAGQGDLDVGAVLAAAPHALRVIEFDSYAGDVFEGIAQSLAWLAEHDTEGAA; this is translated from the coding sequence GTGTCCGTCCCCTCCGTCCAGCTGTACTCCATCCGCGACGCCATGGCCGCCGACCTGGACGCCGCCGTCGCCCGCGTCGCCGAACTCGGCCTCACCCGGGTCGAGCCCTACGCGTTCGCCCAGCGCACCGCCGACCTGAAGCGCGCGCTGAGCGCCAACGGCCTGACCGCGCCGTCGGGGCACGCGTCCGTCATCGACGCCGCCGACCCCGACGCGGTGTTCGACGCGGCGGAGGAGCTGGGCATCGGCCTGGTCATCGACCCCTTCGTCCCGACCGAACGGTGGCGCACCGCCGACGACGCGGCGCTGCTGGCCGACGCCGTCAACGGCCTGTCCGCCCGTGCGGCCGAGCGCGGGCTGCGCTTCGGCTACCACAACCACCAGTGGGAGTTCGCGAACCAGGTGGGCGGCCGCCCGGTCTACGAACTGTTCGTGGAGCGCCTCGATCCCGGCGTCGCGCTGCAGGTGGACGCCTTCTGGGCCGCCGTCGGTGGCGCGGACGCGCCCGCGGTCCTGCGCGGGCTGGGCGACCGGGTCGCCGCGATCCACGTCAAGGACGGCCGCCTCACCGGCGACATCGCCACCGTCCTGCCCAGCAGCGAGAGCGCCCTCATCGTGCCCGAGGCGCTGAAGGCCGCCTACGAGAACCAGACGCCCGCCGGCCAGGGCGACCTGGACGTGGGAGCGGTGCTGGCGGCGGCGCCGCACGCCCTGCGCGTCATCGAGTTCGACTCCTACGCCGGCGACGTGTTCGAGGGCATCGCGCAGTCGCTGGCCTGGCTCGCCGAGCACGACACCGAGGGCGCCGCGTGA
- a CDS encoding isoprenyl transferase — protein MSWGERARELADRLHPAGLLYSTYEQRLVAELDRGRLPGHVAVLADGNRRWARLNAPGEPLVAGYQAGADKLQEFVRWCDEVGIQVVTLWVLSTENLTRNTSDVGPLLGVIQRLFVDLAASGRWRVKCVGDLTMLPPDMAAALVDAEAASAANPGMRINVALAYGGRHELRDAVRKLLASEAEKGTRLAELAGTLEIDDIAEHLYTAGQPDPDLIIRTSGEQRLSGFMMWQSAHSEFYFCEALWPDFRRVDFLRALRDYTSRERRYGR, from the coding sequence ATGTCGTGGGGTGAACGCGCTCGGGAGCTCGCGGACCGGCTGCACCCCGCCGGGCTGCTCTACTCGACCTACGAGCAGCGGCTCGTCGCGGAGCTGGACCGTGGGCGGCTGCCCGGACACGTCGCCGTCCTGGCCGACGGCAACCGTCGCTGGGCGCGCCTCAACGCGCCCGGCGAGCCGCTCGTCGCCGGATACCAGGCCGGAGCGGACAAGCTGCAGGAGTTCGTGCGGTGGTGCGACGAGGTCGGCATCCAGGTCGTGACGCTGTGGGTGCTCTCGACCGAGAACCTGACCCGCAACACCTCCGACGTGGGGCCGCTGCTGGGCGTCATCCAGCGGCTGTTCGTGGACCTGGCCGCGTCCGGGCGCTGGCGGGTCAAGTGCGTGGGCGACCTCACGATGCTGCCTCCCGACATGGCGGCCGCGCTCGTGGACGCCGAGGCGGCCAGCGCCGCCAACCCCGGGATGCGCATCAACGTCGCGCTGGCCTACGGCGGCCGCCACGAACTGCGCGACGCCGTCCGCAAGCTGTTGGCGTCCGAGGCGGAGAAGGGGACGCGGCTTGCGGAACTGGCGGGCACCCTGGAGATCGACGACATCGCCGAGCACCTCTACACCGCGGGCCAGCCCGACCCCGACCTCATCATCCGCACCTCGGGGGAACAGCGGCTGTCGGGCTTCATGATGTGGCAGTCCGCGCACAGCGAGTTCTACTTCTGCGAGGCGCTGTGGCCCGACTTCCGGCGCGTGGACTTCCTGCGCGCCCTGCGCGACTACACCAGCCGCGAACGCCGCTACGGCCGCTGA
- a CDS encoding beta-N-acetylhexosaminidase — protein sequence MTGLTDPLDRVHALVPTPGSLDASGEVTELPTPLTVSGPADWATDAVARLSGLGAVPAAADGVLALTADDALPAGGYRLEVGEGRVALAASDAGGAASGISTLQQLLDPRLALPAAPGVPRTLARCTIVDAPAYPWRGAHVDVARHFFPIAWLFGFVDTIAAHKLNVFHLHLTDDQGWRFEVPGHPRLTQVGSHRPGTRFPTLPRHDGVPHGGFYTTDQLRALVEYARQRGITVVPEIDVPGHVRALLAAYPEYGWGESLGVSTEMGIHPEVLWPDEKALALVEDIFAALLDVFDSPIIHIGGDECPTDQWRDNPAADALVAEYGLDGVHQLQRWFTLRLVSWLAERGRRVIGWDEILDGGDVPGAIVMSWRGSEPGRRALAAGHAVVMAPAPTLYFDYLPSDDPDEPFARRPVVTWQDVASYDPAAGIPEAERGGLLGLQGQIWTEFLATTPEVEYLVWPRLAAVAQVGWSGPADPDAFEPVLAAHLARLDARGVNHRPLSGPLPWQRGGTGARRLVEWTPEDYYAIKED from the coding sequence ATGACCGGGCTCACAGATCCCCTCGACCGTGTCCACGCGCTCGTCCCGACGCCGGGCAGCCTCGACGCCTCGGGGGAGGTCACCGAACTGCCGACACCCCTGACCGTGAGCGGCCCGGCCGACTGGGCCACGGACGCCGTCGCCCGGCTGTCCGGACTGGGCGCCGTCCCGGCGGCCGCCGACGGCGTCCTCGCCCTGACGGCCGACGACGCGCTTCCGGCCGGGGGCTACCGCCTCGAGGTGGGCGAGGGCCGCGTCGCGCTGGCCGCGTCCGACGCCGGCGGGGCGGCGTCCGGGATCAGCACCCTGCAGCAGTTGCTCGACCCGCGCCTCGCCCTGCCGGCGGCACCCGGCGTGCCGCGCACTCTCGCGCGCTGCACGATCGTCGACGCACCCGCTTACCCGTGGCGCGGGGCCCACGTGGACGTCGCGCGGCACTTCTTCCCGATCGCGTGGCTGTTCGGCTTCGTCGACACGATCGCCGCGCACAAGCTCAACGTGTTCCACCTCCACCTGACCGACGACCAGGGCTGGCGCTTCGAGGTGCCCGGCCACCCGCGCCTGACGCAGGTCGGGTCGCACCGGCCCGGCACCCGGTTCCCCACGCTCCCCCGCCACGACGGCGTCCCGCACGGCGGGTTCTACACCACCGATCAGTTGCGCGCCCTGGTCGAGTACGCCCGACAGCGCGGCATCACCGTCGTGCCGGAGATCGACGTCCCCGGCCACGTCCGCGCCCTGCTCGCGGCCTACCCCGAATACGGCTGGGGCGAGAGCCTGGGCGTGTCCACCGAGATGGGCATCCACCCCGAAGTGCTGTGGCCCGACGAGAAGGCGCTCGCCCTCGTGGAGGACATCTTCGCCGCCCTGCTCGACGTCTTCGACTCCCCGATCATCCACATCGGCGGCGACGAGTGCCCCACCGACCAGTGGCGCGACAACCCCGCCGCGGACGCCCTCGTCGCCGAGTACGGCCTCGACGGCGTCCACCAACTCCAGCGCTGGTTCACGCTTCGGCTGGTGAGCTGGCTCGCCGAGCGGGGCCGCCGCGTCATCGGCTGGGACGAGATCCTCGACGGCGGCGATGTCCCGGGCGCGATCGTCATGAGCTGGCGGGGCAGCGAACCCGGACGCCGCGCGCTCGCGGCCGGACACGCGGTCGTGATGGCACCGGCCCCGACCCTGTACTTCGACTACCTGCCCTCCGACGACCCCGACGAGCCGTTCGCCCGGCGTCCGGTGGTGACCTGGCAGGACGTGGCCTCCTACGACCCGGCGGCCGGCATCCCCGAGGCCGAGCGCGGCGGCCTGCTGGGGCTGCAGGGCCAGATCTGGACCGAGTTCCTCGCCACCACCCCGGAGGTGGAGTACCTGGTGTGGCCGCGGCTCGCCGCGGTGGCGCAGGTGGGCTGGTCGGGTCCCGCCGACCCGGACGCCTTCGAGCCGGTGCTGGCCGCCCACCTGGCCCGGCTGGACGCGCGCGGCGTCAACCACCGGCCGCTGTCGGGCCCGCTGCCGTGGCAGCGCGGCGGCACCGGTGCCCGCCGGCTGGTGGAGTGGACTCCGGAGGACTACTACGCCATCAAGGAGGACTGA
- a CDS encoding PhoH family protein, with the protein MTQPAISPDLHHRTAVRVRSYVIDTSVLLSDPNALLHFAEHEVIVPLVVVTELEAKRHHPELGFFARKALRFLDDVRASYGRLDQPVAINDAGGRLHVELNHTDPGVLPVGFRLGDNDSRILAVAANFAHEGRDVVLVSKDLPLRIKAAAVGVLAEEYRHEIPADTGWTGLVEAEVSASVLDELYDQGSVTAPLDAPVHAGVVARAGASSALARLRPDGRLHLIHSERDVFGLRGRSAEQRVGLDLLTDASVGIVSLGGKAGTGKSALALAAGLEAVMERRQHDKVIVFRPLYAVGGQELGFLPGTEHEKMAPWGQAVYDTLGSIVHKTVLDEVVARGLIEVLPLTHIRGRSLHRAYVIVDEAQSLERNVLLTVLSRMGQASKVVLTHDVAQRDNLRVGRHDGVAAVVEKLKGNPLFAHVTLTRSERSPIAALVTDMLEDTAW; encoded by the coding sequence GTGACCCAGCCCGCCATCAGCCCCGACCTCCACCACCGCACCGCCGTGCGGGTGCGCAGCTACGTGATCGACACCTCGGTGCTGCTGTCCGATCCCAACGCGCTGCTGCATTTCGCCGAGCACGAGGTCATCGTGCCGCTGGTCGTCGTCACCGAACTCGAGGCCAAGCGGCACCACCCGGAGTTGGGGTTCTTCGCCCGCAAGGCGCTGCGCTTCCTCGACGACGTGCGCGCGAGCTACGGCCGCCTCGACCAGCCGGTGGCGATCAACGACGCGGGCGGCCGCCTGCACGTCGAACTGAACCACACCGACCCGGGCGTCCTGCCGGTCGGCTTCCGGCTGGGTGACAACGACTCCCGCATCCTGGCCGTGGCGGCGAACTTCGCCCACGAGGGCCGCGACGTCGTGCTGGTGAGCAAGGACCTGCCGCTGCGGATCAAGGCCGCAGCGGTCGGAGTGCTGGCCGAGGAGTACCGCCACGAGATCCCGGCCGACACCGGATGGACGGGGCTGGTCGAGGCCGAGGTGTCGGCGTCCGTGCTCGACGAGCTCTACGACCAGGGCTCGGTCACGGCGCCGCTGGACGCGCCGGTGCACGCCGGCGTGGTGGCGCGCGCGGGGGCGTCCTCGGCGCTGGCGCGGCTGCGTCCGGACGGGCGGCTCCACCTGATCCACTCCGAGCGGGACGTGTTCGGGCTCCGGGGCCGCTCGGCGGAGCAGCGCGTCGGGCTGGACCTGCTCACCGACGCGTCGGTCGGGATCGTGTCGCTGGGCGGCAAGGCCGGCACCGGCAAGTCGGCACTCGCGCTCGCCGCGGGGCTGGAGGCGGTGATGGAGCGACGCCAGCACGACAAGGTGATCGTGTTCCGGCCGCTGTACGCCGTGGGCGGCCAGGAACTCGGGTTCCTGCCCGGCACCGAGCACGAGAAGATGGCGCCCTGGGGGCAGGCGGTGTACGACACGCTCGGCTCGATCGTCCACAAGACGGTGCTGGACGAGGTGGTCGCCCGCGGGCTGATCGAGGTGCTGCCCCTCACCCACATCCGCGGCCGGTCGCTGCACCGGGCCTACGTGATCGTCGACGAGGCGCAGTCGCTGGAGCGCAACGTGCTGCTGACCGTGCTGTCGCGGATGGGGCAGGCCAGCAAGGTCGTACTGACCCACGACGTCGCGCAGCGCGACAACCTGCGCGTCGGCCGGCACGACGGGGTCGCCGCGGTCGTGGAGAAGCTCAAGGGCAACCCGCTGTTCGCCCACGTCACGCTCACCCGCTCGGAGCGCTCGCCGATCGCCGCCCTGGTCACCGACATGCTGGAGGACACCGCCTGGTGA
- a CDS encoding SH3 domain-containing protein, whose translation MRRAGRLKSKIAATAMAVTMLGASGVVLSAGAWATQTMSATTWVNVRSGPGTSYGVLGVLNPSQTVTSTTTQGGWHKITASNGLTGWVYQTYLKAVAGSSDAGSGSTGSGSTGSGSSGTTTPAAGTATAISAVNIRSGPTTSSTVVGVLNKGASIPVTGTKSGGWTEVVHNGVNRWISTNYLTTGSVSTSPVAGQVRTTAELYLRTGGSLSSPPDGLLPANSVVDTTGKTTADYTEIIHKGVNRWIATRYTKPVTSGPTTPGVPPVTGTVTVTVGSLYVRATSAADGTVVATVYRGASLQTTGVTEGDRLQIVYQGAVRWVFKAYTSAGANNAVDPGDTVIPPGLTTSGISQLNGNAKAVFNHVVATYPQIRTIYGWRASSNWSSDHPNGRAVDIMIANWSSQSSIDLGWAIAKDFAANASKYNVSYIIYRQQQYNAAYPSRGWRMMEDRGSATENHMDHVHVSVKP comes from the coding sequence GTGCGACGCGCGGGACGACTCAAGAGCAAGATCGCGGCCACCGCCATGGCGGTCACGATGCTGGGCGCGAGCGGCGTGGTGTTGTCCGCCGGCGCCTGGGCCACACAGACCATGAGCGCGACGACCTGGGTGAACGTCCGCTCGGGCCCCGGGACCTCCTACGGGGTGCTCGGCGTGCTGAACCCCTCCCAGACGGTGACGTCGACCACCACGCAGGGCGGGTGGCACAAGATCACGGCGTCCAACGGCCTGACCGGCTGGGTCTACCAGACCTACCTCAAGGCCGTCGCCGGCTCCTCGGACGCCGGCTCGGGCTCCACGGGCTCGGGCTCCACCGGGTCGGGGTCGTCCGGGACGACCACCCCCGCCGCCGGAACCGCGACCGCGATCTCCGCGGTGAACATCCGCTCGGGCCCCACGACCTCCTCGACCGTGGTCGGCGTCCTCAACAAGGGCGCCTCGATCCCGGTGACCGGCACCAAGTCGGGCGGCTGGACCGAGGTCGTCCACAACGGCGTGAACCGATGGATCTCCACGAACTACCTGACCACCGGCTCGGTGTCGACCTCGCCGGTCGCCGGTCAGGTCCGCACCACCGCGGAGCTGTACCTGCGCACGGGCGGCTCGTTGTCCTCCCCGCCGGACGGGCTGCTGCCGGCGAACTCGGTCGTGGACACCACCGGCAAGACGACCGCCGACTACACCGAGATCATCCACAAGGGCGTCAACCGCTGGATCGCCACGCGCTACACCAAGCCCGTCACCAGCGGACCCACCACCCCCGGCGTCCCGCCCGTCACGGGGACCGTCACGGTCACGGTCGGCTCGCTGTACGTCCGCGCCACCTCGGCCGCCGACGGGACGGTCGTCGCGACCGTGTACCGCGGCGCGAGCCTGCAGACCACGGGCGTCACCGAGGGTGACCGCCTGCAGATCGTCTACCAGGGCGCCGTCCGGTGGGTCTTCAAGGCCTACACCAGCGCGGGCGCCAACAACGCGGTCGACCCGGGCGACACGGTGATTCCGCCGGGGCTGACGACCTCGGGCATCTCGCAGCTGAACGGGAACGCCAAGGCCGTGTTCAACCACGTGGTCGCCACCTACCCGCAGATCCGGACGATCTACGGCTGGCGCGCGTCCTCGAACTGGTCCTCCGATCACCCCAACGGCCGCGCGGTCGACATCATGATCGCGAACTGGTCGAGCCAGTCGAGCATCGACCTGGGCTGGGCGATCGCCAAGGACTTCGCCGCGAACGCGTCCAAGTACAACGTGAGCTACATCATCTACCGCCAGCAGCAGTACAACGCGGCCTACCCGTCGCGCGGCTGGCGGATGATGGAGGACCGCGGCAGCGCCACCGAGAACCACATGGACCACGTCCACGTGTCGGTGAAGCCCTGA
- a CDS encoding glycoside hydrolase family 31 protein: MPRSDRFRPATHPRPRTGQIIEGPHWRITVLTDRLLRLEWSADDRFEDRPTQVVWHRDLPPAEFTATRQGDGVHLDTGALSLQYDGRRFSPGGLSIRQDDAPGHHTVWHYGDPEPVVRPTRGNMGGTARTLDEVDGATQLGPGVVSALGWATLDDSASLALGEDGWPTPRVGDVDLYFFGYGHDAPAALRGFYDLTGPQPLLPRWALGNWWSRYHPYTADEYTALMDRFAAADLPFSVAVIDMDWHWVDLEPGHGSGWTGFSWNTGLFPDPDAFLAGLHERGLKVSLNLHPADGVRSFEDAYPALARRLGLDPTAGAPIPFAVDDPEFMAAYLDEVLHPMEAAGVDFWWLDWQQGTASGIPGLDPLWLLNHAHYLDSGRDGGRPITFSRYAGPGSHRYPVGFSGDTVTSWESLDFQPYFTATAANIGYGWWSHDIGGHMFGTRDDEMVARWFQLGTFSPINRLHSTASPFQGKEPWMFGAEADAVMSDALRLRHRLLPYLYTMNEVAHRAGTPLVRPLYHADPRPEVVFHAADTFLFGTELLVAPITTPRNRRTGHAAVTTWLPDGDWVDFFTGRRYTGGRFVTLHRTLAQYPVLARAGAIVPLVGGDDLGVANPAHVVARVFAGADGAFRLYEDDDALDPVVARTPLTWDAATGTFTIGPVDGDPSVLPPRTWTVELVGVAPNTAGGVSTSYDDATGTLTLDLGEVDPTAGASLRLDAAPTPSDPRTDAVLFDLITQLQVGYPDKHTLWEFLMTNPSPGRRIAGLPALPIADDIKDVVAEVLLAQAQP, from the coding sequence ATGCCACGTTCCGACCGCTTCCGGCCCGCGACCCATCCCCGCCCCCGGACCGGCCAGATCATCGAGGGGCCGCACTGGCGGATCACGGTGCTGACCGACCGACTGCTCCGGCTGGAGTGGTCGGCCGACGACCGCTTCGAGGACCGCCCGACCCAGGTCGTGTGGCACCGCGACCTGCCCCCGGCGGAGTTCACGGCGACCAGGCAGGGCGACGGCGTCCACCTGGACACCGGTGCATTGTCGCTGCAGTACGACGGCCGGCGGTTCTCCCCCGGTGGCCTCAGCATCCGGCAGGACGACGCGCCCGGCCACCACACGGTGTGGCACTACGGCGACCCGGAGCCCGTGGTGCGCCCCACCCGCGGCAACATGGGCGGCACGGCCCGCACCCTCGACGAGGTCGACGGCGCCACGCAACTGGGGCCCGGCGTGGTCTCGGCGCTGGGATGGGCCACGCTGGACGACTCGGCGTCCCTCGCGCTGGGCGAGGACGGCTGGCCCACCCCCCGCGTCGGCGACGTCGACCTGTACTTCTTCGGCTACGGCCACGACGCCCCCGCTGCGCTGCGCGGCTTCTACGACCTGACCGGCCCGCAGCCGCTGCTGCCCCGCTGGGCGCTCGGAAACTGGTGGAGCCGCTACCACCCCTACACCGCGGACGAGTACACCGCCCTCATGGACCGGTTCGCCGCGGCCGACCTGCCGTTCTCGGTGGCCGTGATCGACATGGACTGGCACTGGGTCGACCTCGAGCCCGGCCACGGCTCAGGCTGGACGGGGTTCTCCTGGAACACGGGGCTCTTCCCCGACCCGGACGCCTTCCTCGCGGGCCTGCACGAGCGCGGCCTGAAGGTGTCGCTCAACCTGCACCCCGCCGACGGCGTCCGCTCGTTCGAGGACGCCTACCCGGCGCTGGCCCGGCGGCTGGGCCTGGACCCGACCGCGGGCGCGCCGATCCCGTTCGCCGTGGACGACCCGGAGTTCATGGCCGCCTACCTCGACGAGGTGCTGCACCCGATGGAGGCCGCCGGCGTCGACTTCTGGTGGCTCGACTGGCAGCAGGGCACCGCCTCCGGCATCCCGGGGCTGGACCCGCTCTGGTTGCTCAACCACGCCCACTACCTCGACTCCGGGCGCGACGGCGGCCGTCCGATCACGTTCAGCCGCTACGCCGGCCCGGGGTCGCACCGCTACCCGGTGGGCTTCTCCGGGGACACCGTCACGTCGTGGGAGTCGCTGGACTTCCAGCCGTACTTCACCGCCACGGCGGCCAACATCGGCTACGGCTGGTGGAGCCACGACATCGGCGGCCACATGTTCGGGACGCGCGACGACGAGATGGTGGCCCGCTGGTTCCAGCTGGGCACCTTCTCCCCGATCAACCGGCTGCACTCCACGGCCAGCCCGTTCCAGGGCAAGGAACCGTGGATGTTCGGCGCCGAGGCGGACGCGGTGATGAGCGACGCGCTGCGGTTGCGGCACCGGCTGCTGCCCTACCTGTACACGATGAACGAGGTGGCCCACCGCGCCGGCACGCCGCTGGTCCGACCGCTGTACCACGCCGATCCGCGCCCGGAGGTCGTCTTCCACGCCGCCGACACGTTCCTGTTCGGCACCGAACTGCTGGTGGCGCCGATCACCACGCCGCGCAACCGGCGGACCGGACACGCCGCCGTGACGACGTGGCTGCCGGACGGGGACTGGGTCGACTTCTTCACCGGACGCCGCTACACCGGCGGCCGGTTCGTGACCCTGCACCGCACCCTCGCCCAGTACCCGGTGCTGGCGCGCGCCGGCGCGATCGTGCCGCTCGTCGGCGGGGACGACCTCGGCGTGGCGAACCCGGCCCACGTGGTGGCGCGCGTGTTCGCGGGCGCCGACGGCGCGTTTCGCCTGTACGAGGACGACGACGCCCTCGACCCCGTCGTCGCCCGGACGCCGCTGACGTGGGACGCGGCCACGGGAACGTTCACGATAGGCCCCGTCGACGGGGATCCGTCGGTGCTGCCGCCCCGCACCTGGACGGTCGAACTGGTCGGGGTCGCGCCCAACACCGCGGGCGGCGTCTCGACGAGCTACGACGACGCGACCGGGACGCTCACGCTGGATCTCGGGGAGGTGGACCCCACGGCCGGGGCGTCCCTGAGGCTGGACGCCGCGCCGACCCCGTCCGACCCGCGCACCGACGCGGTGCTGTTCGACCTGATCACCCAGCTGCAGGTCGGCTACCCCGACAAGCACACGCTGTGGGAGTTCCTCATGACCAATCCCTCCCCGGGCCGCCGGATCGCCGGGCTGCCGGCCCTGCCGATCGCCGACGACATCAAGGACGTGGTCGCCGAGGTGCTGCTCGCCCAAGCGCAGCCCTGA